Proteins found in one Mangifera indica cultivar Alphonso chromosome 15, CATAS_Mindica_2.1, whole genome shotgun sequence genomic segment:
- the LOC123198145 gene encoding ABC transporter D family member 2, chloroplastic — protein sequence MIMHALIQPHLHAFNNSPFIWSYKYKPNYQYLVGVHGHVCLLTKHRSPSQRLAPMSSSTPLKRRRNFFKNARDPSLGNRITCSSAATQPSLPEPDKDDDKNRKTPEIKTLLRRLWKVAAPYWYSDDKVQARLQLAAVFALTLATTGISVGFNFLGRDFFNALANKDQEQFTKQLLYYLGGFAGGIPFFVLRDYARETLALRWRSWMTKYYMERYLTDRTFYRIQSQSIIDNPDQRIVDDLSSFTGTSLSFSLTLFNAAVDLISFSNILYGIYPPLFVVLLVYSIGGTAISVFLGKGLVNLNFLQEKMEADFRYGLVRVRENAESIAFYGGEENEMQLLLQRFKSAFENLTQLLISSRNLEFFTNGYRYLIQILPAAVVAPMYFSGKIEFGVINQSISAFNHILGDFSLIVFQFQSISAFSAVIDRLGEFDDVLDSDSSKSLSEPLEEICLTYCNVKSSPLFESNGSVPIDMSQKLLDVENLTLQTPTSKTTLVRDLSLLIKEKEHLLVTGPSGSGKTSLLRAMAGLWSNGKGKITFYVKDGEVPVASTSSDAASPEMKSQNMNGEHKRSINRNSRGVFFLPQRPYMVLGTLRQQLLYPIWVEEMISASDANKPAVPFLMWAQTSKNMSAKPSKPTTVDLIQALENVHLGYILSRFKSLDSTYEWSSVLSLGEQQRLAVARLLLSKPKLVLLDESTSALDEANEAHLYQQIEAAGITYISIGHRRSLYGFHKKVLHISTMDPKSSQLNWHIESISRDSMYNLSKI from the exons ATGATAATGCATGCACTTATACAGCCACACCTACATGCCTTCAATAATAGCCCGTTTATTTGGAGTTACAAATACAAGCCAAACTACCAATACCTTGTTGGCGTTCATGGTCATGTATGTCTCTTAACTAAACACAGATCTCCTTCTCAACGGTTAGCTCCCATGTCTTCTTCCACTCCtcttaaaagaagaagaaacttttTCAAGAACGCACGGGATCCCAGTTTGGGTAACAGAATCACATGTTCTTCTGCTGCCACCCAGCCTTCATTACCAGAACCTGACAAAGACGATGACAAAAATAGAAAGACCCCGGAAATTAAAACGCTCTTGAGAAGACTATGGAAAGTGGCAGCTCCTTATTGGTACTCAGATGACAAAGTACAAGCCAGATTGCAACTTGCTGCTGTCTTTGCTCTCACTCTTGCAACTACTGGCATCAGCGTAGGATTCAATTTCCTTGGCCGTGATTTCTTCAACGCGCTGGCCA ACAAGGACCAAGAACAGTTCACCAAGCAACTGCTGTATTATCTGGGTGGTTTTGCTGGTGGAATTCCG TTTTTCGTATTGAGGGATTATGCAAGAGAAACTCTTGCTTTGAGATGGAGATCTTGGATGACAAAATATTACATGGAGCGGTATCTCACGGATCGGACATTTTATAGGATTCAATCCCAATCTATAATTGACAATCCAGATCAGCGGATTGTTGATGATTTAAGTTCATTCACAGGGACTTCCCTCTCGTTCTCTTTGACGCTTTTTAATGCTGCAGTCGATTTAATTTCATTCAGTAACATCTTGTATGGTATTTATCCTCCACTATTTGTTGTTCTTCTGGTTTATTCAATTGGTGGAACAGCTATAAGTGTTTTCCTTGGgaag GGCTTGGTGAACCTGAACTTCTTGCAAGAGAAAATGGAGGCAGATTTTCGTTACGGACTTGTACGGGTTCGAGAAAATGCTGAATCAATTGCATTCTACGGTGGAGAAGAGAATGAAATGCAGCTTTTACTGCAGCGCTTCAAAAGTGCTTTCGAAAATTTAACC caaTTGTTAATATCTTCTAGAAATCTAGAGTTCTTCACCAATGGGTACCGGTACCTCATTCAGATTCTTCCTGCTGCAGTTGTCGCCCCTATGTACTTCTCCGGAAAAATTGAGTTTGGTGTCATTAACCAGTCGATATCTGCCTTTAATCATATACTTGGAGATTTCTCCCTTATTGTGTTCCAGTTTCAATCTATCAGTGCTTTCTCAGCAGTCATTGACCGTCTGG GTGAATTTGATGATGTTCTGGATAGTGACAGCTCTAAAAGTCTCTCTGAACCCTTAGAAGAAATCTGTCTTACATACTGCAATGTCAAAAGTTCACCCCTCTTTGAGTCCAATGGATCTGTTCCCATAGATATGTCTCAGAAATTACTGGATGTTGAGAATCTGACTTTGCAGACACCAACAAGTAAAACCACACTGGTTAGGGACCTATCATTGCTGATCAAAGAAAAAGAGCATCTGCTG GTAACTGGACCAAGTGGTAGTGGCAAAACTTCTTTGTTGAGGGCCATGGCTGGTCTTTGGAGtaatggaaaaggaaaaattacaTTCTATGTAAAAGATGGAGAAGTTCCTGTGGCATCCACTTCTTCAGATGCTGCTTCTCCTGAAATGAAATCTCAAAATATGAATGGGGAACATAAACGATCCATAAATAGGAATTCAAGAGGGGTATTTTTTCTTCCGCAGAGACCATACATGGTTTTAGGAACTCTTCGTCAACAATTGCTCTATCCGATATGGGTTGAAGAAATGATATCTGCATCAGATGCTAATAAACCTGCTG TACCATTCTTGATGTGGGCTCAAACCTCAAAAAATATGAGTGCAAAGCCAAGCAAGCCAACGACAGTTGATCTCATACAGGCACTTGAGAATGTCCACCTTGGCTACATCCTGTCTCGTTTCAAGAGTCTGGATTCAACATATGAGTGGTCCAGTGTACTCTCCCTTGGTGAGCAGCAGCGTCTTGCTGTTGCACGTCTATTACTCTCAAAACCGAAGTTGGTTCTATTGGATGAATCTACCAGTGCTTTAGATGAAGCCAACGAG GCACATTTGTACCAGCAGATTGAAGCAGCAGGCATAACATATATAAGCATTGGGCATAGGCGAAGCTTGTATGGTTTCCACAAGAAGGTACTACACATATCCACCATGGATCCCAAAAGTAGCCAACTTAATTGGCATATTGAATCAATCAGTCGGGACTCCATGTATAATCTGTCAAAGATATAG
- the LOC123198146 gene encoding zinc finger CCCH domain-containing protein 37-like isoform X1 encodes MANQLYGYKSTYASAGGGGGTPTPSSSLRYLVGSSDSDQSKFTLSSIYSDVLRYSSQQRTWPPGVDPSTDHLSTPVKRPSEALYHQTLLGAHTTLGQSEAWYSTNSLAKRPRFQSTSHLPVYPQRPGEKDCAHYMQTRTCKYGDTCKFDHPIWVPEGGIPDWKEVPIIATGDSLPERPGEPDCPYFLKTQRCKFGLKCKFNHPKENLITSVGSSGNTDIFTLPDRPSEPPCAFYLKTGTCKFGATCKFHHPKDIQMPSTGQENGNIKQNESVANGTSGDLYVPGPLVSYVPAMLHNSKGLPIRLGEVDCPFYLKTGSCKYGATCRYNHPDRNAISPAAAAIGHPLITSPAGSLNIGVVNPAASIYQTIDPRLAQPTLGVGTSIYPHRPGQMECDYYMKTGECMYGKKCKFHHPIDRSAPTLSAAKQASQDNVKLTLAGLPRREGSVHCPYYMKTGACKYGATCKFDHPPPGEVIAAMAASQGTSSGK; translated from the exons ATGGCTAACCAGTTGTACGGCTACAAATCAACCTATGCTTCAGCTGGAGGAGGTGGTGGGACCCCAACACCATCCTCCTCTCTTCGTTATCTGGTTGGGTCTTCCGATTCCGATCAATCTAAGTTCACACTTTCCTCCATTTATAGCGATGTATTGAGGTACTCTTCTCAGCAGCGGACATGGCCCCCTGGTGTTGACCCCAGCACCGACCACCTCTCTACTCCCGTCAAACGACCCTCTGAAG CGCTCTACCATCAGACTCTTTTGGGTGCCCATACCACTCTTGGGCAAAGTGAAGCTTGGTATTCTACCAACTCTTTAGCCAAGCGCCCTAGATTCCAGAGTACAAGTCATTTACCTGTGTACCCACAGAGGCCAGGGGAGAAGGATTGTGCCCACTATATGCAAACAAGAACCTGTAAATATGGTGATACCTGCAAGTTTGACCATCCTATTTGGGTTCCTGAAGGTGGAATCCCAGATTGGAAAGAG GTTCCAATTATTGCTACGGGCGACTCCCTTCCTGAGAGACCAGGAGAGCCAGATTGTCCT TACTTTCTGAAAACTCAAAGATGCAAGTTTGGATTGAAATGCAAGTTTAATCAcccaaaagaaaatttgattacTTCAGTG GGTTCTTCAGGAAATACCGACATTTTTACCTTACCGGATAGGCCTTCAGAGCCCCCTTGTGCT TTCTATTTGAAGACTGGAACTTGTAAGTTTGGTGCAACTTGCAAATTTCATCATCCAAAAGATATCCAAATGCCATCCACTGGACAAGAAAATGGTAATATCAAGCAGAATGAATCAGTGGCTAATGGAACATCTGGAGATCTATATGTGCCTGGGCCTCTTGTTTCTTATGTCCCGGCAATGTTACATAACTCAAAAGGGCTTCCTATTAGACTG GGAGAAGTGGATTGCCCATTCTACCTGAAAACTGGGAG TTGCAAATATGGTGCCACTTGCCGCTACAATCATCCTGACAGAAATG CAATCAGTCCTGCTGCTGCTGCAATAGGGCATCCTCTTATAACCTCCCCAGCAGGTAGTCTGAACATTGGTGTTGTTAATCCAGCTGCTTCAATATATCAAACTATTGATCCCAGATTGGCTCAGCCGAcg CTTGGAGTTGGCACAAGTATCTATCCTCATCGCCCTGGACAGATGGAATGTGAT TACTACATGAAGACTGGGGAATGCATGTATGGGAAAAAATGCAAGTTTCATCACCCTATTGATCGGTCAGCACCAACACTATCAGCAGCAAAGCAAGCTTCTCAAGATAATGTTAAGCTCACCCTTGCAGGATTGCCTAGGCGAGAG GGCTCTGTTCATtgtccatattatatgaagactgGAGCTTGCAAGTATGGTGCAACATGTAAGTTTGACCACCCACCGCCAGGAGAAGTGATAGCAGCCATGGCAGCGTCGCAAGGAACATCTAGTGGGAAGTGA
- the LOC123198146 gene encoding zinc finger CCCH domain-containing protein 37-like isoform X2, which yields MANQLYGYKSTYASAGGGGGTPTPSSSLRYLVGSSDSDQSKFTLSSIYSDVLRYSSQQRTWPPGVDPSTDHLSTPVKRPSEALYHQTLLGAHTTLGQSEAWYSTNSLAKRPRFQSTSHLPVYPQRPGEKDCAHYMQTRTCKYGDTCKFDHPIWVPEGGIPDWKEGSSGNTDIFTLPDRPSEPPCAFYLKTGTCKFGATCKFHHPKDIQMPSTGQENGNIKQNESVANGTSGDLYVPGPLVSYVPAMLHNSKGLPIRLGEVDCPFYLKTGSCKYGATCRYNHPDRNAISPAAAAIGHPLITSPAGSLNIGVVNPAASIYQTIDPRLAQPTLGVGTSIYPHRPGQMECDYYMKTGECMYGKKCKFHHPIDRSAPTLSAAKQASQDNVKLTLAGLPRREGSVHCPYYMKTGACKYGATCKFDHPPPGEVIAAMAASQGTSSGK from the exons ATGGCTAACCAGTTGTACGGCTACAAATCAACCTATGCTTCAGCTGGAGGAGGTGGTGGGACCCCAACACCATCCTCCTCTCTTCGTTATCTGGTTGGGTCTTCCGATTCCGATCAATCTAAGTTCACACTTTCCTCCATTTATAGCGATGTATTGAGGTACTCTTCTCAGCAGCGGACATGGCCCCCTGGTGTTGACCCCAGCACCGACCACCTCTCTACTCCCGTCAAACGACCCTCTGAAG CGCTCTACCATCAGACTCTTTTGGGTGCCCATACCACTCTTGGGCAAAGTGAAGCTTGGTATTCTACCAACTCTTTAGCCAAGCGCCCTAGATTCCAGAGTACAAGTCATTTACCTGTGTACCCACAGAGGCCAGGGGAGAAGGATTGTGCCCACTATATGCAAACAAGAACCTGTAAATATGGTGATACCTGCAAGTTTGACCATCCTATTTGGGTTCCTGAAGGTGGAATCCCAGATTGGAAAGAG GGTTCTTCAGGAAATACCGACATTTTTACCTTACCGGATAGGCCTTCAGAGCCCCCTTGTGCT TTCTATTTGAAGACTGGAACTTGTAAGTTTGGTGCAACTTGCAAATTTCATCATCCAAAAGATATCCAAATGCCATCCACTGGACAAGAAAATGGTAATATCAAGCAGAATGAATCAGTGGCTAATGGAACATCTGGAGATCTATATGTGCCTGGGCCTCTTGTTTCTTATGTCCCGGCAATGTTACATAACTCAAAAGGGCTTCCTATTAGACTG GGAGAAGTGGATTGCCCATTCTACCTGAAAACTGGGAG TTGCAAATATGGTGCCACTTGCCGCTACAATCATCCTGACAGAAATG CAATCAGTCCTGCTGCTGCTGCAATAGGGCATCCTCTTATAACCTCCCCAGCAGGTAGTCTGAACATTGGTGTTGTTAATCCAGCTGCTTCAATATATCAAACTATTGATCCCAGATTGGCTCAGCCGAcg CTTGGAGTTGGCACAAGTATCTATCCTCATCGCCCTGGACAGATGGAATGTGAT TACTACATGAAGACTGGGGAATGCATGTATGGGAAAAAATGCAAGTTTCATCACCCTATTGATCGGTCAGCACCAACACTATCAGCAGCAAAGCAAGCTTCTCAAGATAATGTTAAGCTCACCCTTGCAGGATTGCCTAGGCGAGAG GGCTCTGTTCATtgtccatattatatgaagactgGAGCTTGCAAGTATGGTGCAACATGTAAGTTTGACCACCCACCGCCAGGAGAAGTGATAGCAGCCATGGCAGCGTCGCAAGGAACATCTAGTGGGAAGTGA